A window of the Lactuca sativa cultivar Salinas chromosome 7, Lsat_Salinas_v11, whole genome shotgun sequence genome harbors these coding sequences:
- the LOC111898427 gene encoding DNA-binding protein REB1 gives MGNTGEDAEASPMMMEKKKKKKSKNMTNNHPEEIDNALPKEKPHKHKNKKRKSESNEDGGDKAIQEDNGDLQKKRKKDSSKSALIKENNQSQDDDPKPKKEKKKKKKKKKSKANEDGYNGNLEEDNSDLQKKHKKKKRKRDSETQTNDDPKPKKEKKKNRKSKSNEDGDKGNLEQQNEDPKKPKKKKTKKVTFSGEVEIFPSSSNTTTAKRQQKTKPADNDNLVRGKRFTPEEDEIVKQAVENYIISNNLGDDGLKMILNCKSHKGMKRCWQEIGNCIPYRPHTAIYHRAHILFEQSEHRQWTPEEIKFLKESYKKHGNKWKMIAEELGKHRFHVKDTWRRIVKLENLKIGKWSQDEYQNLYDMVNLDLQMKITGQEKKSKHGMLRDNIPWTSISEKLTTRSDSTCCRKWYEQLTSSLVAEKKWSDADDYWLVGKLYEIDAACVEDVEWDELLEHRSGEICRKRWDQMVVCIGNHKSKTFGEQVEILAKRYRPELAETRQIWDDKPLVP, from the coding sequence ATGGGAAACACAGGGGAAGATGCAGAAGCCTCACCTATGATgatggaaaagaagaagaagaagaaaagcaaGAACATGACCAATAATCATCCAGAAGAAATAGATAATGCTCTTCCGAAAGAGAAACCTCATAAGCATAAGAACAAGAAGAGGAAATCAGAATCAAATGAAGATGGAGGAGATAAGGCTATTCAGGAAGACAATGGTGATCTACAGAAGAAGAGGAAAAAAGATTCTTCCAAGAGTGCACTAATTAAAGAAAATAACCAGAGCCAAGATGATGACCCAAAAcccaaaaaagaaaagaagaaaaagaagaaaaagaagaaatcaAAGGCAAATGAAGATGGATATAATGGTAATTTGGAAGAAGACAATAGTGATTTACAGAAGAAgcataagaagaagaagaggaaaagaGATTCGGAGACACAAACAAATGATGACCCAaaaccaaaaaaagaaaaaaagaaaaataggaaatcaaaatcaaatgaaGATGGAGATAAGGGTAATTTGGAACAACAAAATGAAGAcccaaaaaaacccaaaaaaaagaAAACCAAAAAAGTTACCTTTTCGGGCGAAGTAGAAATCTTCCCATCATCATCCAACACAACAACCGCCAAAAGACAACAAAAAACAAAACCCGCCGACAACGACAACCTAGTACGAGGAAAAAGATTCACACCAGAAGAAGACGAAATAGTAAAACAAGCCGTCGAAAACTACATAATCTCCAACAACCTAGGAGACGACGGCTTAAAAATGATCCTAAACTGCAAATCCCACAAAGGTATGAAAAGATGTTGGCAAGAAATCGGCAATTGCATCCCCTACCGCCCTCACACCGCCATCTACCACCGGGCCCACATCCTCTTTGAACAATCCGAACACCGCCAATGGACACCCGAAGAGATCAAATTCCTCAAAGAATCCTACAAAAAACACGGAAACAAATGGAAAATGATCGCGGAAGAACTCGGTAAACACCGCTTCCATGTCAAGGACACCTGGCGAAGAATAGTCAAACTTGAGAATTTAAAAATTGGGAAATGGAGTCAAGATGAGTATCAGAATCTATACGATATGGTCAACTTGGATTTACAAATGAAGATCACGGGTCAAGAGAAAAAGTCAAAGCATGGGATGTTGAGGGATAATATTCCATGGACATCGATTAGTGAGAAGTTGACAACTAGAAGTGATTCGACTTGTTGTAGGAAGTGGTATGAACAGTTGACTTCGAGTTTAGTGGCTGAGAAGAAATGGTCGGATGCTGATGATTATTGGTTGGTTGGGAAGCTTTATGAGATTGATGCGGCTTGTGTTGAAGATGTGGAGTGGGATGAGCTTTTGGAGCATAGAAGTGGTGAGATTTGTAGGAAAAGATGGGATCAAATGGTGGTTTGTATTGGGAATCATAAGAGTAAGACATTTGGGGAACAAGTTGAGATATTGGCTAAACGTTATCGTCCTGAATTGGCTGAAACTAGACAGATTTGGGATGATAAACCCCTTGTTCCTTGA